The Castanea sativa cultivar Marrone di Chiusa Pesio chromosome 11, ASM4071231v1 genome contains a region encoding:
- the LOC142615762 gene encoding copper transport protein ATX1: protein MSQTVVLKVGMSCEGCVGAVKRVLGKMEGVESYDIDLKEQKVTVKGNVQPESVLQTVSKTGKKTTFWEAEASEGKPAEAVAAA from the exons ATGTCTCAG ACTGTTGTCCTCAAGGTTGGTATGTCCTGTGAAGGCTGTGTTGGGGCTGTGAAAAGGGTTCTGGGCAAAATGGAAG GTGTAGAATCATATGATATTGATTTGAAGGAGCAGAAGGTTACAGTGAAAGGCAATGTGCAGCCTGAGTCAGTTCTGCAGACTGTCTCAAAAACTGGGAAAAAGACTACCTTCTGGGAAGCCGAAGCATCAGAAGGGAAGCCTGCAGAAGCAGTTGCTGCTGCTTAA
- the LOC142615761 gene encoding putative pentatricopeptide repeat-containing protein At3g08820 yields MTISATFSKALELKQALFQSFNSIKHLKHIHAHILRFDLHQDTYLLNILIRQALHFGDTHYTRLVFHQTTQPNIFLYNTLIRGLVSNDCYHETIQYYGLMRSEGFLPNSFTFPFVLKACARLLDVQLGVKIHTLVVKSGFDYDVYVKTSLLCLYASCGYLGQAHKVFDDIPEKNVVSWTAIISGYISVGQYREAIDMFGMLVEMGLRPDSFTIVRVLFACTQLGDLRSGEWIDDYMTEIGMGRNVFVATSLVDMYAKCGNIEKARCVFDGISEKDIVTWSTMIQTYALNGFPKEALDLFFQMQGENLKPDCYAMVGVLSACARLGALDIGDWASGLMDRSEFLSNPVLGTALIDMYAKCGSMAQAWEVFRGMKEKDRVVWNAIISGLAMNGHVKSAFGLFGQIEKTGIQPDGNTFMGLLCGCTHAGLVDDGHQYFNSMNRIFSLTPTIEHYGCMVDLLGRAGLLDEAHQLIKSMPVEANSIVWGALLNGCRLHRDTVLAEYVLKKLIELEPWNSGNYVLLSNIYSTSHRWDEAAKLRSILNEKRMKKIPGCSWIEVDGVVHEFLVGDKSHPLSEKIYAKLDEFANELKAAGYVPSTDFVLFDIEEEEKEHFLGCHSEKLAIAYGLISTSPKDVIRVVKNLRVCGDCHEAIKLISKITGREIIVRDNNRFHSFIDGSCSCRDYW; encoded by the coding sequence ATGACCATCTCAGCCACATTTTCCAAGGCCTTGGAACTCAAGCAAGCTCTCTTTCAAAGCTTCAACTCCATCAAACACCTTAAGCACATTCACGCCCACATACTCCGCTTCGATCTCCACCAAGACACCTACCTCCTCAACATTCTCATACGTCAAGCCTTACATTTCGGTGACACACATTACACCCGCCTTGTCTTCCACCAAACCACACAACCCAACATTTTTCTCTACAACACTTTGATCCGAGGCTTGGTTTCCAACGATTGTTATCACGAAACAATTCAGTACTATGGTTTAATGCGTAGCGAGGGGTTCTTGCCCAATAGTTTTACTTTCCCTTTTGTTCTTAAGGCTTGCGCGAGGCTTTTGGATGTTCAGCTTGGGGTGAAGATTCATACCCTTGTGGTGAAATCCGGTTTTGACTACGATGTTTATGTTAAAACCAGTTTGCTTTGCTTGTATGCGAGTTGCGGATATTTGGGTCAGGCCCATAAGGTGTTTGATGATATTCCTGAGAAGAATGTTGTTTCTTGGACTGCAATCATTAGTGGGTATATTAGTGTTGGTCAATATAGAGAAGCGATTGATATGTTTGGGATGTTGGTGGAGATGGGTTTGAGACCTGATAGTTTTACTATTGTTCGGGTGTTGTTTGCGTGTACTCAGCTCGGGGACTTGAGAAGTGGGGAGTGGATAGATGATTACATGACAGAGATTGGGATGGGGAGGAATGTGTTTGTGGCTACTTCATTGGTGGACATGTATGCTAAGTGCGGAAACATAGAGAAAGCACGTTGTGTCTTCGATGGGATTAGTGAGAAGGATATTGTTACTTGGAGTACCATGATTCAAACTTATGCTTTGAATGGGTTCCCTAAAGAAGCTCTGGACCTTTTCTTTCAGATGCAAGGGGAAAATTTGAAACCTGATTGTTATGCAATGGTTGGAGTTCTTTCTGCTTGCGCTAGGTTAGGAGCATTAGACATAGGGGATTGGGCTAGTGGGTTGATGGATAGAAGTGAGTTTTTGTCTAACCCTGTTCTTGGTACAGCATTGATTGATATGTATGCAAAATGTGGGAGCATGGCACAAGCCTGGGAAGTCTTCAGAGGGATGAAGGAAAAAGATCGAGTTGTATGGAATGCCATCATATCTGGGCTAGCAATGAATGGACATGTCAAATCTGCGTTTGGGCTTTTTGGCCAGATTGAAAAAACTGGCATTCAACCTGATGGGAACACTTTCATGGGCCTTCTTTGCGGGTGTACCCATGCTGGTCTAGTTGATGATGGTCATCAATATTTCAATAGCATGAACCGCATCTTTTCCCTGACTCCTACAATTGAACATTATGGATGTATGGTGGATCTTCTTGGTCGTGCAGGTTTATTAGATGAAGCTCATCAGTTGATAAAAAGTATGCCAGTGGAGGCCAATTCTATTGTTTGGGGAGCTTTGTTAAATGGATGTAGGCTACATCGAGACACTGTATTGGCAGAATACGTATTGAAGAAGCTCATTGAGTTAGAACCATGGAACTCAGGAAATTATGTtctcttatcaaatatttattcGACAAGCCATAGATGGGATGAAGCGGCAAAGCTTAGGTCAATTTTGAATGAGAAACGAATGAAAAAGATACCAGGGTGTAGTTGGATTGAAGTAGATGGGGTTGTTCACGAATTTCTTGTGGGAGATAAGTCTCACCCCTTATCAGAAAAGATATATGCAAAACTTGACGAATTTGCTAATGAATTGAAAGCAGCAGGGTATGTTCCAAGTACAGATTTCGTTCTGTTTGACATCGAAGAGGAGGAAAAGGAACATTTCCTTGGTTGTCATAGTGAGAAGCTGGCTATTGCATATGGCCTAATCAGTACTTCTCCGAAAGATGTGATTCGAGTTGTTAAAAACCTTCGTGTCTGTGGTGATTGTCATGAGGCCATAAAGCTGATTTCAAAGATTACAGGAAGAGAGATAATTGTTCGGGATAATAATCGATTTCATAGTTTCATTGATGGTTCATGTTCATGTAGAGATTATTGGTGA